One Pseudomonas entomophila genomic window carries:
- a CDS encoding DJ-1/PfpI family protein has product MTAKKILMLVGDYVEDYEAMVPFQALRMVGHTVHAVCPEKVAGQTVRTAIHDFEGEQTYSEKPGHNFALNFDFVQVRAESYDALLIPGGRAPEYLRLDERVLTLVRAFDKADKPIAAVCHGAQLLAAAGVLEGRECSAYPACAPEVRLAGGRFIDIAVDQAHVDGNLVTAPAWPAHPEWLAAFLKVLGKIPR; this is encoded by the coding sequence ATGACGGCGAAGAAGATTCTCATGCTGGTGGGCGACTACGTCGAGGACTACGAAGCGATGGTGCCGTTCCAGGCCTTGCGCATGGTGGGCCACACCGTGCACGCAGTATGCCCGGAGAAAGTCGCGGGGCAGACCGTGCGCACCGCGATCCACGATTTCGAGGGCGAGCAAACCTACAGCGAGAAGCCCGGCCACAACTTCGCCCTGAACTTCGATTTTGTCCAAGTGCGGGCTGAAAGTTACGACGCGTTGCTGATCCCGGGCGGACGTGCACCGGAGTACCTGCGCCTGGACGAGCGAGTGCTGACGTTGGTCCGGGCGTTCGACAAGGCGGACAAGCCGATCGCGGCGGTCTGCCACGGTGCGCAACTATTGGCTGCAGCCGGGGTGCTGGAGGGACGTGAATGCAGCGCCTATCCAGCCTGCGCCCCCGAGGTTCGCCTGGCGGGTGGGCGCTTCATCGATATCGCCGTGGATCAGGCCCATGTGGACGGTAATCTGGTCACCGCGCCGGCCTGGCCTGCGCATCCAGAATGGTTGGCTGCGTTTCTGAAGGTACTGGGGAAGATTCCTCGATGA
- a CDS encoding GNAT family acetyltransferase produces MEIRLLHGAAIAPYLDDLARLRLTAFREFPYLYDGVAQDEADALSSYAESGRSLVVLALDAGQVVGASCGQPLVDAAAELQQPFLAQGRDPNSIYFFGESVLMPAYRGRGLGVRFFIERESYAHKLAEFDYCAFCTVERPAGHPRRPVDYRPLHGFWRNRGFLHEPSLRTSQRWRDLDDEEQSTKILSFWLKALPV; encoded by the coding sequence ATGGAAATCCGCCTGCTCCACGGCGCCGCCATCGCGCCTTACCTCGATGACCTTGCTCGGTTGCGCCTGACGGCGTTTCGAGAGTTCCCTTACCTGTACGACGGCGTTGCGCAGGACGAAGCTGACGCCCTGTCTTCCTACGCAGAGTCCGGACGCAGCCTGGTGGTGTTGGCGCTCGACGCAGGCCAGGTGGTGGGCGCGTCCTGTGGCCAGCCATTGGTCGACGCCGCTGCCGAGCTCCAGCAACCGTTCCTGGCCCAGGGGCGCGACCCGAATTCAATCTACTTCTTTGGCGAGTCGGTGTTGATGCCGGCCTATCGAGGCCGGGGCCTGGGCGTGCGGTTTTTCATCGAGCGCGAGTCCTACGCCCACAAGCTTGCCGAGTTCGACTATTGCGCGTTTTGTACCGTCGAGCGCCCGGCCGGGCACCCGCGCCGCCCAGTGGACTACAGGCCGTTGCATGGCTTCTGGCGAAACCGGGGCTTCCTGCATGAGCCGTCGTTGCGCACGTCCCAGCGTTGGCGGGATCTGGACGATGAGGAACAGTCCACCAAGATCCTGTCCTTCTGGCTCAAGGCGCTTCCGGTGTAA